In a genomic window of Thermodesulfobacteriota bacterium:
- a CDS encoding efflux RND transporter periplasmic adaptor subunit, with translation MKKYAAMTPILLAIVLAAFFAPGCGQGEAPPKEPQGNGQAHEEGRLELTPEALETISLETAAVEIRAIGGEIRTTAVIEPDKTRIAHVSPRIPGRVSSVNALLGDRVTKGEVLAELDSIELGQAKAEYLKAGADLEVARANFKREERLYGRQISSEKEYLDARGEFLRAEAALNASAETLRLLGLSDADVKEISWTGRRYQASIFPLTAPFDGTIIEQHTVLGELITPENNAYTIVDLTHLWIQLDVYEKDLRHVGEGKPVDVAVDAYPGEKFTGEVTYVSDVLDESTRTARARVEIENPDGRLKPGMFASALISTPAEGGDALTVPASAVQQVRGKPAVFVREGEGVFRAREITTGREAGGYVEVSSGVSQGDEVVTEGGFYLKSLMLRDEMGEGHAH, from the coding sequence ATGAAAAAATACGCAGCAATGACCCCGATATTACTTGCGATAGTGCTCGCGGCGTTCTTCGCGCCGGGATGCGGACAGGGCGAAGCGCCCCCGAAAGAGCCGCAGGGAAACGGCCAGGCGCACGAAGAAGGTCGCCTCGAGCTCACGCCCGAGGCCCTAGAAACGATAAGCCTCGAAACCGCCGCCGTCGAGATAAGGGCGATCGGCGGAGAGATAAGAACCACGGCCGTCATAGAGCCCGACAAGACGCGGATCGCGCACGTGAGCCCGCGCATACCGGGAAGGGTGTCGTCGGTTAACGCCCTTCTCGGCGACAGGGTGACGAAAGGCGAGGTGCTGGCCGAGCTCGACAGTATAGAATTGGGGCAGGCGAAGGCGGAGTATCTCAAGGCCGGGGCCGACCTCGAAGTCGCGCGCGCCAACTTCAAGCGCGAGGAGAGACTTTACGGAAGGCAGATATCCTCCGAGAAGGAATACCTCGACGCGAGGGGGGAATTCCTCCGGGCGGAGGCGGCTCTCAACGCCTCGGCCGAAACGTTAAGGCTCCTCGGGCTTTCGGACGCGGACGTTAAGGAAATATCGTGGACCGGGCGCAGGTACCAGGCGTCGATATTCCCTCTGACGGCCCCCTTCGACGGGACGATAATCGAGCAGCACACAGTCCTCGGCGAGCTCATAACGCCCGAGAATAACGCCTACACTATCGTCGATCTCACGCACCTGTGGATACAGCTCGACGTCTACGAGAAGGACCTCCGGCACGTCGGCGAGGGGAAGCCGGTGGACGTCGCTGTGGACGCCTACCCCGGCGAGAAGTTCACGGGCGAGGTGACGTACGTGAGCGACGTCCTCGACGAATCGACGAGGACGGCAAGGGCCCGCGTCGAGATAGAAAACCCGGACGGGCGGCTCAAGCCCGGCATGTTCGCCTCGGCGCTGATATCCACCCCGGCCGAGGGCGGAGACGCGCTCACCGTGCCCGCGTCGGCCGTGCAGCAGGTGCGCGGGAAACCCGCCGTCTTCGTCCGCGAGGGCGAGGGGGTTTTCCGGGCGAGAGAGATCACGACAGGGCGCGAGGCGGGCGGATACGTCGAGGTGTCGTCGGGCGTATCCCAGGGCGACGAGGTCGTGACCGAAGGCGGATTCTACCTGAAATCGCTCATGCTGAGGGACGAGATGGGCGAAGGGCACGCACACTGA
- a CDS encoding CusA/CzcA family heavy metal efflux RND transporter — protein sequence MLNRILEFSLGNRFLIIVITLLLVVGGVISMLRLPVDAVPDVTPNQVQVLTNSPGLGPVEVEQLITFPVETAVSGLPGIESIRSVSRFGLSSVTVTFEEEVDIYFARQLVFERLAAARESIPEGLGTPETGPISTGLGEIYQFEVKGEGYSLMDLRSILEWDIAFKLKSVPGVVEVNTYGGELKTYEIQIHPGKLVSYGLSINDVFDALEENNRNAGGAYIERSQEQYLVRGEGLITSLVDIENIVLAAGSEGTPVYVRDVADVRFAPMVRQGAVTRDGRGEIVTGVVMMLIGENSRAVVNRVKDKVEEIRASLPPGVEIDTYYDRTDLVRKTIRTVATNLTEGAVLVIAVLFILLGNLRAGLIVASAIPLSMLIAFTGMNYFGISANLMSLGAIDFGLIVDGSVVMIENIVRKLSGDGPPGGAPAKPEGIKETILAAGKEVLRPIMFAVGIIIIVYIPILSLGGVEGKMFRPMALTVILALLGSLVLSFTLMPVLASFFLKRGKGDHETFLIRKLKRVYLPLLDRTIKRPKRTAAIAGGVFAASLLLVPFMGAEFIPRLDEGSIALQAWRLPSVSLEESVRNTTMIEKVLGKFPEVKTVISRTGRPEIATDPMGVETSDIYVILKPEEEWKTADTKAGLVEKMNEELEKSVPGTSFSYSQPIELRVQELIAGVRSDVAINIYGDDLERLKDLGDEVVRAVSRVTGAADTKAEQVAGLPYLRVMVDRNAIARYGINAGQVMDAVESIGGKEAGQVLEGQRRFAMQARIAPGDRADVERIKDIRIASPDGKLIPLSQLAEVRIEEGPAQISRESVHRRLSVETNVRGRDLAGFVEDARAEVARDVKLPAGYWIEWGGQFENLERASSTLAIAVPIALFLIFVLLYTAFGSTRPALLIYLNVPLAATGGVLALFLRGMPFSISAGVGFIALFGIAVLNGVVLMSYIIQLKKEGKSASDAAREGAGIRLRPVMMTALVAAAGFLPMALSTGAGAEVQRPLATVVIGGIITSTMLTLLVLPAIYSWLGKGADNTA from the coding sequence ATGCTTAACAGAATTCTCGAATTTTCGCTTGGAAACAGGTTTTTGATAATCGTGATCACGCTCCTCCTCGTCGTGGGCGGGGTGATATCGATGCTGAGGCTCCCCGTGGACGCCGTCCCGGACGTGACGCCGAACCAGGTTCAGGTTTTAACCAATTCTCCCGGGCTGGGCCCGGTGGAAGTCGAGCAGCTCATAACCTTCCCGGTCGAGACGGCCGTGTCCGGGCTTCCGGGCATCGAGAGCATAAGGTCGGTCTCGAGGTTCGGCCTGTCCTCCGTGACCGTGACGTTCGAAGAAGAGGTAGACATCTACTTCGCCCGGCAGCTCGTATTCGAGCGGCTGGCCGCGGCCCGCGAGTCGATACCCGAGGGGCTCGGGACCCCCGAGACAGGGCCCATCTCGACGGGGCTCGGGGAGATATACCAGTTCGAAGTGAAGGGCGAGGGGTACTCGCTGATGGACCTTCGATCGATATTGGAATGGGACATCGCGTTTAAATTGAAATCGGTCCCCGGTGTCGTCGAGGTAAACACCTACGGCGGCGAGCTCAAGACGTACGAGATTCAAATCCATCCCGGAAAGCTGGTGTCGTACGGCCTCTCGATTAACGACGTCTTCGACGCCCTCGAAGAGAACAACCGGAATGCGGGCGGGGCCTACATCGAGCGGAGTCAGGAGCAGTACCTCGTCCGCGGCGAGGGGCTTATAACGAGCCTGGTCGACATAGAGAACATAGTCCTCGCTGCCGGGAGCGAGGGGACGCCCGTTTACGTCAGGGACGTCGCCGACGTGAGATTCGCACCGATGGTGAGGCAGGGCGCCGTGACGAGGGACGGGCGCGGCGAGATCGTGACAGGCGTAGTGATGATGCTCATAGGCGAGAACTCGCGGGCGGTCGTCAACCGCGTGAAGGACAAGGTGGAGGAGATAAGGGCGTCCCTCCCGCCCGGGGTCGAGATAGACACGTACTACGATAGAACCGACCTCGTCAGGAAGACGATAAGGACGGTCGCCACGAACCTGACCGAAGGGGCGGTGCTGGTGATCGCGGTCCTCTTCATACTGCTGGGGAACCTCCGTGCGGGGCTGATAGTCGCTTCGGCCATACCGCTTTCGATGCTCATAGCGTTCACGGGGATGAACTACTTCGGCATATCGGCCAACCTCATGAGCCTCGGGGCGATAGATTTCGGGCTCATCGTGGACGGCTCGGTCGTGATGATAGAGAACATCGTCAGGAAGCTGTCAGGCGACGGGCCGCCCGGCGGCGCTCCGGCGAAACCGGAGGGGATAAAGGAGACGATACTCGCCGCGGGGAAGGAGGTCCTCCGGCCTATCATGTTCGCCGTCGGCATAATCATCATCGTCTACATCCCGATACTCTCGCTCGGCGGCGTCGAGGGGAAGATGTTCAGGCCCATGGCGCTGACCGTAATCCTCGCCCTCCTCGGCTCGCTCGTGCTGTCGTTCACCCTCATGCCCGTCCTCGCGTCGTTCTTCCTCAAAAGGGGAAAGGGCGACCACGAGACGTTCCTCATAAGGAAGCTGAAGAGGGTCTACCTCCCCCTTCTCGACAGGACGATAAAGCGCCCGAAGAGGACCGCGGCGATCGCCGGAGGAGTGTTCGCCGCAAGCCTTTTACTCGTGCCGTTCATGGGTGCCGAGTTCATACCGAGGCTCGACGAGGGCTCGATTGCGCTCCAGGCGTGGCGCCTCCCGAGCGTCTCGTTAGAAGAGTCGGTCCGCAACACGACGATGATAGAGAAGGTGCTCGGGAAATTCCCCGAGGTGAAGACGGTGATTTCACGGACGGGGCGGCCCGAGATCGCTACCGACCCGATGGGGGTCGAGACGAGCGACATATACGTCATCCTGAAGCCGGAAGAGGAATGGAAGACGGCGGACACCAAGGCCGGGCTCGTGGAGAAGATGAACGAGGAGCTCGAAAAGTCGGTGCCTGGGACGTCGTTCAGCTATTCCCAGCCCATAGAGCTCAGGGTGCAGGAGCTTATAGCAGGCGTAAGGTCCGACGTCGCGATAAATATCTACGGCGACGACCTCGAAAGACTGAAAGACCTCGGCGACGAGGTGGTGCGCGCGGTGTCGCGCGTCACCGGGGCGGCCGACACGAAGGCAGAGCAGGTCGCCGGGCTCCCCTACCTCCGCGTGATGGTAGACAGGAACGCCATCGCCCGCTACGGCATAAACGCCGGGCAAGTGATGGACGCCGTCGAGTCGATAGGCGGGAAGGAGGCCGGGCAGGTGCTCGAAGGGCAGAGGCGCTTCGCCATGCAGGCGCGCATCGCCCCCGGGGACAGGGCCGACGTCGAGCGTATAAAGGACATACGCATCGCGTCGCCCGACGGGAAGCTTATCCCCCTTTCTCAGCTCGCCGAAGTGCGCATCGAGGAAGGCCCGGCGCAGATAAGCCGCGAGAGCGTGCACCGCAGGCTGTCCGTCGAGACGAACGTGCGCGGGCGCGACCTCGCGGGGTTCGTCGAGGACGCCAGGGCCGAGGTGGCGAGGGACGTAAAGCTGCCGGCGGGCTACTGGATCGAATGGGGCGGGCAGTTCGAGAACCTCGAGCGCGCGAGCTCGACCCTGGCGATAGCGGTGCCGATAGCGCTCTTCCTCATATTCGTGCTTCTCTACACGGCTTTCGGCTCCACGCGTCCGGCGCTCCTCATTTACCTGAACGTCCCGCTAGCGGCGACGGGAGGGGTGCTCGCGCTCTTTCTGCGCGGGATGCCGTTCAGCATATCCGCCGGTGTCGGTTTCATCGCCCTCTTCGGCATAGCGGTGCTTAACGGGGTCGTCCTGATGTCGTACATAATCCAGCTAAAGAAAGAGGGCAAGAGCGCGTCAGACGCCGCCCGCGAGGGCGCTGGAATCAGGCTCAGGCCGGTTATGATGACTGCCCTCGTAGCCGCCGCCGGGTTCCTCCCGATGGCGCTTTCGACGGGAGCGGGGGCCGAGGTGCAGAGGCCGCTCGCGACTGTCGTTATCGGCGGGATCATCACTTCGACGATGCTGACCCTTCTCGTCCTTCCGGCGATATACTCGTGGCTCGGAAAGGGCGCGGACAATACGGCGTAG